In Thermococcus thioreducens, a genomic segment contains:
- a CDS encoding DHH family phosphoesterase, giving the protein MHLIIHHWDTDGITSAALLVRALEMEGFTNMTAPIGEFRFDERIWEAVEKTERLYVLDFNVPGEVEKVNIPTLFIDHHTQPRIKNPLVEQVNPSLGGEYYPSCSLVVSEHFGIWNAWSALGVVGDIGKKAFELDKVRKLLEREGISREDALRLVELIDSNYIAMEREAVGKAVEVLLSRDLKELLEYEPWVKKVEAIREAIEGAVSNAEERDGFAIVHFESPFNVISKVARKLVWELGYRGAVVINGNFHGKGQVYFRISAKEAEMINVAEIIERVRALGANAGGKREVLGCICGRDKISEVMAIIEEYLR; this is encoded by the coding sequence GTGCATCTAATCATCCACCACTGGGACACCGATGGGATAACCTCGGCGGCGCTTCTCGTAAGGGCACTGGAGATGGAAGGGTTCACCAACATGACGGCACCGATAGGTGAGTTCCGCTTCGACGAGAGAATATGGGAGGCTGTTGAGAAAACCGAGAGGCTCTACGTTTTAGATTTCAACGTTCCGGGAGAGGTCGAGAAGGTTAACATCCCGACGCTGTTCATAGACCACCACACCCAGCCGAGAATCAAAAACCCACTTGTTGAGCAGGTGAATCCCTCACTCGGTGGGGAGTACTACCCCTCCTGCTCGCTCGTCGTCTCGGAGCACTTCGGGATATGGAACGCATGGAGCGCCCTCGGTGTCGTTGGGGATATAGGGAAGAAGGCCTTTGAGCTGGATAAGGTCAGAAAGCTCCTGGAAAGGGAGGGAATCTCGCGGGAAGATGCGCTGAGGCTCGTTGAGCTCATCGACTCCAACTATATCGCCATGGAGAGGGAAGCTGTGGGGAAAGCGGTTGAGGTTCTCTTAAGCAGAGACCTCAAAGAGCTCCTCGAATACGAGCCGTGGGTGAAGAAGGTGGAAGCGATCAGAGAGGCCATAGAGGGGGCAGTTTCAAACGCCGAGGAGCGGGACGGCTTCGCCATCGTTCACTTTGAGAGCCCCTTCAACGTAATCTCCAAGGTCGCGAGGAAGCTCGTCTGGGAGCTCGGTTACAGGGGCGCGGTGGTCATCAACGGGAACTTCCACGGGAAGGGCCAGGTGTACTTCAGGATCTCCGCGAAGGAAGCGGAGATGATAAATGTGGCCGAGATAATAGAACGCGTTAGGGCCCTCGGAGCCAACGCCGGCGGCAAGAGGGAAGTTCTGGGATGTATCTGCGGGAGAGATAAAATCAGCGAGGTAATGGCGATCATCGAGGAATATCTGAGGTGA
- the sat gene encoding sulfate adenylyltransferase: MVSKPHGGRLVRRLVAERTRERILSEQKEYPRVRIEHGRAIDLENIAHGVYSPLKGFLTSDDFGSVLDHMRLSDDTPWTIPIVLDIKEKTFDEGDAILLYYDDLPIARMHVEEIYTYDKREFAVKVFKTDDPAHPGVSRVMDMGDYLVGGEIELLNELPNPFAKYTLRPVETRVLFKERGWKTIVAFQTRNVPHLGHEYVQKAALTFVDGLFINPVLGRKKKGDYRDEVIIKAYETLFEHYYPRDAATLATVRYEMRYAGPREAIHHAIMRKNFGATHFIVGRDHAGVGDYYGPYEAWDLFGEFPDLGITPMFIRESFYCRKCGGMVNAKICPHSKEFHVHISGTKLRKMIMTGEQPPEYMMRPEVFEVVRSFENPFVE, from the coding sequence ATGGTCTCAAAGCCCCACGGAGGCAGGCTCGTCAGGAGGCTCGTTGCCGAGAGGACCCGCGAGAGAATCCTGAGCGAGCAGAAGGAATATCCTCGCGTCCGGATCGAGCATGGTCGCGCTATAGACCTTGAAAACATTGCCCACGGCGTTTATTCCCCCCTCAAGGGCTTTCTCACGAGCGACGACTTCGGGAGCGTCCTCGACCACATGCGCCTGAGCGACGACACGCCCTGGACGATCCCGATAGTGCTCGATATCAAAGAGAAAACCTTCGACGAGGGCGATGCAATCCTCCTTTACTACGACGACCTGCCGATAGCGAGGATGCACGTCGAGGAGATATATACCTACGACAAGAGGGAATTCGCGGTCAAGGTCTTCAAGACGGATGACCCGGCCCACCCTGGCGTTTCAAGAGTTATGGACATGGGGGACTACCTCGTCGGCGGAGAGATAGAGCTCCTCAACGAGCTCCCGAACCCCTTCGCCAAGTACACCCTCAGGCCGGTCGAGACGAGGGTTCTCTTCAAGGAGCGCGGCTGGAAGACCATCGTTGCGTTCCAGACGAGGAACGTGCCCCACCTCGGCCACGAGTACGTGCAGAAAGCGGCACTGACCTTCGTCGATGGCCTCTTCATCAACCCTGTCCTGGGAAGGAAGAAGAAGGGCGACTACAGGGATGAGGTTATAATCAAGGCCTACGAGACGCTCTTCGAGCACTACTATCCCAGGGATGCGGCAACACTGGCGACAGTCCGCTACGAGATGCGCTATGCAGGCCCGAGGGAGGCTATCCACCACGCGATAATGAGGAAGAACTTCGGCGCGACGCACTTTATAGTCGGCCGCGATCACGCTGGAGTCGGCGACTATTACGGCCCCTACGAGGCCTGGGACCTCTTCGGAGAGTTCCCTGACCTGGGGATAACCCCGATGTTCATCCGCGAGTCCTTCTACTGCAGGAAGTGCGGCGGCATGGTCAACGCGAAGATATGCCCCCACAGCAAAGAGTTCCACGTCCACATAAGCGGCACCAAGCTCAGGAAGATGATAATGACCGGAGAACAGCCGCCGGAGTACATGATGAGGCCTGAGGTCTTCGAAGTCGTGAGGAGCTTCGAGAACCCGTTCGTGGAGTGA
- a CDS encoding ribbon-helix-helix domain-containing protein: MAEEKKYTTVSIPKPLYDKIKARIEGTGFTSVSDYVTYVLREVLASLEEEEKEEVFTEEEEEKVKERLRALGYLD; this comes from the coding sequence ATGGCAGAGGAGAAGAAGTACACGACCGTTTCCATACCGAAGCCCCTCTACGACAAGATTAAAGCCAGGATAGAGGGCACCGGATTCACTTCAGTCTCGGACTACGTCACCTACGTCCTCCGCGAGGTTCTGGCAAGCCTCGAAGAGGAGGAGAAGGAGGAAGTCTTCACCGAGGAGGAGGAAGAGAAGGTCAAGGAGCGCCTCAGGGCACTCGGCTACCTCGACTGA
- a CDS encoding glycosyltransferase family 39 protein: protein MDADEIRKRLAVVCGLILTPKYAAVILTVLASAIRLLPMRFKYLLGYDPYFHLAYIRYALEKGEWVNFFPYAIGPWGFQIHNFHPLGLWMTPAYVNKFLSVFGVSLYDAFRITPVIFGVLTVLFTYLAILRLYGKKEAFLSAFFLAVLFGHVFRSMAGYYRGDNYMLFWYSVALSGIALALTWKPRKWRYGRLAFYLIPALAGGFSAIFWQAYYPIFAFLLANAVLLSVGAFLLEREGYLIDSLILAASTALGAVIANSLGGIFGYGMVGYNRWLGKKLAEELGLNFGWIKDAFLLAYLKYAIPLAVLTILLLLVISRFLRGKKTRILVVGIGFVVFLWLAVTYYGRVSELLLRLFPEAPIVETQRTAFKDWWEAYGLGGVILPLFALRFSPSRVKLGDFLLLGTLLVQVPMVILWTRFLFIGSISIALSAGIGLIALYEVLHSRFSPKKSSALALSGLLILIPLVGAYQGFQATLGVEPLTNEYWEKALSHLKENSNMNDVVLSWWDQGHWVTYFAGRAPVAQGGPNRAVAQYYLGLKNERYLMNLGVDYIIVSYDIIMKFGSVLNTAGASPSEYAMIPLPLVSSAGGMLLFSSRGYSIMAVPKGDRWSVQVNVGSAIVIPQEVFVEREKSLKSVALTGRPNADAYVYINLNYGYAVLMNGKAFNTPLARLMFTDEYPEEYEPFYSDGGYIKIFRFEHPNVVVTAENGSVVLRFTNATGTGIGIYGYLDNGTLVFKKWYGVKGKDKFTLPGNLNGSVVVRYTYVQKKTVLDRGVFRIDDVLHGTEGG, encoded by the coding sequence ATGGATGCTGACGAGATCAGAAAGAGGCTTGCTGTGGTGTGTGGCCTGATTTTAACCCCTAAGTACGCTGCCGTTATTCTAACGGTTTTAGCCTCCGCTATCAGGCTCCTCCCGATGCGTTTTAAATACCTCCTCGGCTATGACCCCTACTTCCACCTCGCATACATAAGGTATGCGTTGGAGAAGGGGGAGTGGGTGAACTTTTTCCCCTATGCTATCGGTCCGTGGGGTTTCCAGATACACAATTTCCACCCCCTCGGTCTCTGGATGACCCCAGCTTACGTGAATAAGTTCCTTTCAGTCTTTGGAGTGTCTCTCTATGATGCATTCAGAATAACGCCTGTCATCTTTGGGGTTCTGACTGTGCTGTTCACGTATCTGGCCATTTTGAGGCTCTATGGAAAGAAGGAGGCCTTTCTCTCGGCGTTCTTTCTGGCGGTTCTCTTCGGCCATGTCTTCCGCTCGATGGCCGGCTATTACAGGGGAGATAACTACATGCTCTTCTGGTACAGCGTGGCCCTGTCTGGGATTGCACTAGCCCTAACTTGGAAGCCGAGAAAATGGAGGTACGGGAGGCTGGCATTTTACCTGATACCTGCCCTTGCAGGTGGTTTTTCGGCGATATTCTGGCAGGCCTACTACCCGATATTCGCGTTTCTCCTGGCGAACGCGGTCTTACTCTCTGTAGGGGCCTTTCTCCTCGAAAGAGAGGGCTATCTGATAGACTCATTGATCCTCGCGGCCTCAACAGCCCTCGGGGCAGTGATTGCAAACTCTCTCGGGGGAATATTCGGGTACGGAATGGTTGGCTACAACCGCTGGCTGGGCAAGAAACTGGCAGAAGAACTAGGATTGAACTTTGGGTGGATAAAAGATGCATTCCTGCTGGCTTACCTGAAGTACGCAATCCCTCTGGCGGTTCTGACCATCCTGCTGCTCCTTGTTATTTCGAGGTTTCTCAGAGGGAAGAAGACTCGGATACTGGTCGTTGGTATCGGATTCGTCGTGTTTCTGTGGCTAGCGGTGACGTACTACGGAAGGGTCAGCGAACTCCTCCTGAGACTGTTCCCGGAGGCGCCAATAGTCGAGACACAGAGAACAGCCTTTAAAGACTGGTGGGAAGCCTATGGTTTAGGAGGAGTCATCCTACCGCTCTTTGCATTGAGGTTTTCCCCATCCAGGGTAAAACTCGGCGATTTCCTTCTCCTCGGAACCCTTCTGGTTCAGGTTCCAATGGTCATCTTGTGGACGAGGTTCCTGTTCATAGGCTCTATTTCGATAGCACTAAGTGCTGGAATTGGGTTAATCGCACTTTACGAGGTTCTCCATTCAAGGTTTTCTCCAAAGAAAAGCTCCGCACTGGCGTTGTCTGGGCTACTGATCCTCATACCCCTCGTGGGAGCTTACCAGGGGTTCCAGGCCACCCTTGGGGTTGAACCTCTGACCAACGAATACTGGGAGAAAGCTTTGAGCCATCTAAAAGAAAACTCCAATATGAACGACGTCGTCCTGAGCTGGTGGGATCAGGGGCACTGGGTGACTTACTTCGCTGGACGAGCGCCCGTTGCCCAGGGAGGTCCAAACAGGGCAGTTGCCCAGTACTACCTCGGACTGAAGAACGAGAGATACCTTATGAATCTTGGAGTTGATTACATAATCGTTTCATACGATATCATAATGAAGTTCGGCTCGGTGCTCAACACGGCGGGAGCCTCACCCTCCGAGTACGCCATGATCCCCCTGCCGTTGGTGTCATCGGCTGGCGGGATGCTCCTCTTTTCCTCCAGGGGGTATTCGATAATGGCAGTGCCCAAGGGCGACCGGTGGAGCGTTCAGGTCAACGTAGGGAGCGCCATAGTGATCCCGCAAGAAGTTTTCGTTGAGAGAGAAAAATCCTTGAAGAGTGTGGCTCTCACTGGCAGGCCGAACGCCGATGCCTACGTTTACATCAACCTGAACTACGGCTACGCCGTGCTGATGAACGGGAAAGCATTCAACACACCGCTGGCGAGGCTAATGTTCACCGATGAGTATCCTGAAGAGTACGAGCCATTTTATTCCGACGGGGGCTACATCAAGATATTCCGGTTTGAGCACCCCAACGTTGTTGTTACCGCCGAGAACGGCTCAGTGGTCCTCAGGTTCACAAACGCCACGGGAACTGGCATCGGCATCTACGGCTACCTCGACAACGGCACCCTCGTCTTCAAGAAGTGGTACGGGGTTAAAGGAAAGGACAAATTTACCCTGCCCGGTAACTTGAACGGGAGTGTCGTCGTCCGCTACACCTACGTCCAGAAGAAGACCGTGCTCGACAGGGGCGTGTTCAGAATAGACGACGTCCTTCACGGGACTGAAGGCGGATAG
- a CDS encoding sugar phosphate nucleotidyltransferase: protein MKVLIMAGGYATRLWPITKDNPKALLPVGNRVILDYILEKAGELELDTYVSTNRFFEAHFRQYAERYGVGLIVEDTLHEDEKLGTIGALKNALDELGPDDYLVIAGDNLFSFSLRDFLNSYDGGTLIAVYDVGDLELAKRYGVVVLEGDRVISFQEKPAAPRSTLVSTGVYVFPRRVMERIDEYLSNGNRDSPGYFIQWLLERGEEIRAYRFSEYWYDIGSADSYLEALKTLLKESHVEEIQISPYAKIIPPVVIKRGAKILGRSMIGPYAYIGEECVIENSDISDSIIFRGTIIRNSTIWRSIIDEKCEIRNLELRKSLVGGHAKIQRGE, encoded by the coding sequence ATGAAAGTTCTAATCATGGCCGGTGGATATGCCACGAGGTTGTGGCCGATCACAAAGGACAATCCCAAGGCCCTGCTTCCAGTTGGGAACCGCGTGATACTCGACTATATTCTGGAGAAGGCGGGGGAGCTGGAACTGGATACATACGTCTCAACGAACCGGTTCTTTGAAGCACACTTCCGGCAGTATGCGGAGCGGTATGGGGTGGGCCTGATAGTCGAGGACACCCTCCACGAGGATGAAAAGCTTGGGACAATCGGGGCGCTAAAAAACGCACTGGATGAGCTTGGCCCAGATGACTACCTCGTGATAGCAGGGGACAACCTGTTCTCCTTTTCCCTCCGGGACTTTCTGAACTCCTACGACGGGGGGACTCTTATAGCGGTCTACGACGTCGGTGACCTTGAGCTCGCTAAGCGCTACGGTGTTGTGGTTCTTGAGGGCGACAGGGTTATCTCCTTCCAGGAGAAACCTGCTGCACCAAGGTCAACCCTCGTGAGCACCGGCGTTTATGTCTTTCCGAGAAGGGTTATGGAGCGCATAGACGAGTACCTCTCCAACGGCAACCGTGATTCTCCCGGCTACTTCATCCAGTGGCTACTCGAAAGGGGCGAGGAAATAAGGGCGTACCGCTTTTCAGAGTACTGGTACGATATAGGTTCCGCCGATAGCTACCTTGAGGCACTGAAGACCCTCCTGAAGGAAAGCCATGTGGAGGAGATCCAGATCAGTCCCTACGCGAAGATAATACCTCCGGTTGTCATAAAGCGCGGTGCCAAAATACTCGGCCGGTCGATGATAGGGCCCTACGCCTACATAGGGGAGGAGTGCGTCATAGAGAACTCCGACATAAGCGACTCGATAATATTCCGTGGAACGATAATACGCAATTCGACCATATGGCGCTCAATCATAGATGAGAAGTGCGAGATAAGAAACCTTGAGCTGCGGAAGAGTTTGGTTGGAGGGCACGCGAAGATACAGAGGGGAGAATGA
- a CDS encoding NAD-dependent epimerase/dehydratase family protein: MKVLVTGGAGFIGSHLVDALMERGYNVRVLDDLSAGSLDNIKRWLEHEGFEFIEGDMRKREIVEKAVEGVDAVFHLAANPEVRIGSQSPELLYETNVLITYNLLNAMRGSSVRYLIFTSSSTVYGDAKIIPTPEDYGPLEPISVYGGAKLAAEALISGYAHTFGFRALIFRLANIIGERSNHGVIYDFINKLRRNPEELEILGDGTQRKSYLHVSDTVDGMLHIFEHFGKEGKTYDAYNLGNNDWITVREIAEIVSEEMKLTPVFRFTGGVDGGRGWKGDVKFMRLSIEKAKKTGWKPKLNSYEAVRRTVKELLSHR; encoded by the coding sequence ATGAAGGTTCTCGTCACTGGGGGTGCAGGCTTCATCGGTTCCCATCTCGTTGATGCCCTGATGGAGAGGGGATACAATGTTAGGGTTCTCGACGACCTGAGTGCTGGAAGTCTGGACAATATCAAACGTTGGCTTGAGCATGAGGGGTTCGAGTTCATAGAGGGGGACATGAGAAAGAGGGAAATTGTGGAGAAGGCCGTTGAAGGCGTAGATGCAGTCTTCCACCTAGCCGCCAACCCTGAAGTAAGGATCGGCTCCCAGAGTCCCGAACTGCTCTACGAGACCAACGTCCTCATAACGTACAACCTGCTCAACGCAATGAGGGGTTCCAGCGTCAGATACCTTATATTCACGTCATCATCGACGGTCTACGGTGACGCCAAGATAATACCCACCCCTGAGGATTACGGCCCCTTGGAGCCGATAAGCGTCTATGGTGGGGCAAAGCTCGCCGCCGAAGCCCTGATAAGCGGCTACGCCCACACCTTCGGGTTCAGGGCCCTGATCTTCCGCCTGGCAAACATCATAGGCGAGCGCTCCAATCACGGCGTCATCTACGACTTCATAAACAAGCTGAGAAGAAACCCGGAGGAACTTGAGATACTCGGGGACGGAACGCAGAGGAAGAGCTACCTGCACGTGAGCGATACCGTTGATGGAATGCTCCACATTTTCGAGCACTTCGGGAAGGAAGGCAAAACCTATGACGCTTACAACCTCGGAAACAACGACTGGATAACGGTAAGGGAGATAGCTGAGATAGTCAGCGAGGAAATGAAACTAACGCCGGTCTTCAGGTTCACCGGCGGCGTCGACGGTGGCCGCGGCTGGAAGGGCGACGTCAAGTTCATGCGCCTGAGCATAGAGAAGGCAAAGAAAACGGGATGGAAACCGAAGCTCAACAGCTATGAAGCCGTGAGGAGAACTGTTAAGGAACTCCTGTCGCATCGTTAG
- a CDS encoding zinc finger domain-containing protein, translating into MEAKFEIPVCTSCGKEITPREHATHFVCPNCGEEIIWRCESCRVLSVPYKCPNCGWEGP; encoded by the coding sequence GTGGAAGCCAAGTTCGAGATACCCGTATGCACATCATGCGGAAAGGAGATAACCCCAAGGGAGCACGCCACTCACTTCGTCTGCCCGAACTGTGGCGAGGAGATCATCTGGCGCTGCGAATCCTGCAGGGTGTTAAGCGTCCCCTACAAGTGCCCCAACTGCGGCTGGGAGGGGCCGTGA
- a CDS encoding elongation factor 1-beta has protein sequence MADFNLVGVIKVMPTDPEVNLDELEEKLKAVIPEKFGLAKVEREPIAFGLVALKFYVLGRDEEGYSYDEVAELFRQVENVESAEVETVSRI, from the coding sequence ATGGCTGACTTCAACCTTGTTGGTGTTATAAAGGTCATGCCGACCGACCCGGAGGTCAACCTCGACGAGCTTGAGGAGAAGCTGAAGGCCGTCATCCCCGAGAAGTTCGGCCTGGCAAAGGTCGAGCGCGAGCCTATCGCTTTTGGCCTCGTCGCCCTCAAGTTCTACGTCCTCGGTAGGGACGAGGAAGGCTACTCCTACGACGAGGTGGCGGAGCTCTTCAGGCAGGTCGAGAACGTCGAGAGCGCGGAAGTTGAGACCGTTTCGAGGATCTGA
- a CDS encoding MarR family winged helix-turn-helix transcriptional regulator — translation MIGMLTRAELRVLSVLHGPATLKELSGQLGVSRSRLSIIARSLEQKGLIGRQKDGKEILLIPSSSKPLELFHELLTRFPHVNFISLLAGRKLKVIGGMAVEEPRPVWEISLRSNVNRYTVHHVLKELMERLIVGKNEEGYFISERFSLVKEFADEYFRLQNSIKAKSFSHDSVVLWSGVNEFILATGSFKGLAVDSFQLTGIPRFSSYGLSVISGGVYHYYWPSRGITLEEVIVHTLAVGAGARELLYVVTILKARGFNVERLRRLAIKFDVLGAVDEIIEYLGGKEKGYPFPSRDEVEELYRQYFGGSVDDNERKVG, via the coding sequence ATGATTGGCATGCTAACCCGGGCAGAGCTCAGGGTTCTCTCAGTCCTGCATGGGCCGGCCACCCTCAAAGAACTCTCTGGGCAGCTCGGGGTTTCCCGCTCTCGCCTTTCGATAATCGCCCGTTCCCTAGAGCAAAAGGGCCTTATTGGGCGGCAGAAGGATGGAAAGGAGATTCTACTCATTCCTTCCAGCTCCAAGCCCCTCGAACTCTTCCACGAGCTTCTAACGAGGTTTCCTCATGTTAACTTCATCTCTCTCTTGGCAGGTAGAAAGCTTAAGGTCATAGGCGGAATGGCCGTTGAGGAGCCCAGGCCGGTGTGGGAAATCTCCCTGAGATCCAACGTTAACCGCTACACTGTCCACCACGTCCTAAAGGAGCTGATGGAAAGGCTCATCGTCGGGAAAAACGAGGAGGGGTACTTTATTTCGGAACGGTTTTCGCTCGTCAAAGAGTTCGCCGACGAATACTTTCGCCTTCAGAACTCAATAAAGGCAAAGAGCTTCAGTCATGATTCGGTAGTCCTCTGGAGCGGTGTTAATGAGTTCATCCTCGCTACGGGGAGCTTCAAAGGCTTGGCGGTGGATTCCTTCCAGCTTACCGGCATCCCTCGCTTTTCAAGCTACGGCCTCAGTGTAATATCTGGGGGAGTCTACCACTATTACTGGCCTTCCAGGGGGATAACGCTCGAGGAGGTCATTGTTCATACCCTGGCAGTTGGGGCTGGTGCGAGGGAGCTCCTCTACGTCGTAACCATCCTAAAAGCCAGGGGTTTTAACGTTGAGCGGCTCAGACGTCTGGCCATTAAGTTTGATGTCCTTGGAGCCGTTGACGAGATTATTGAGTATCTTGGCGGAAAAGAGAAAGGTTATCCGTTCCCTTCCAGGGATGAAGTTGAGGAGCTCTACCGTCAGTACTTTGGAGGTTCCGTAGATGATAACGAGAGAAAGGTTGGTTGA
- a CDS encoding tetratricopeptide repeat protein translates to MADVKAQWEKALSEKNCEKLLELFDDYIEGIEDEEKLREELKKLEEVVIECENPYDLAHEIAHVYAHLDDAESGIELYKRIAEKKKEDPEEYATALYYLADAYEHFGMPEKAIETYEELLKLEEDVLKNEREIALTLANIAVNYDEIGETEKAIELMERARDIFERLGDEKNHMISLLDLAHFRYELGDYDAAEALIKEVLGNPREDEIEINARLVEAEIFAGREEYGKAFRAIRDALLKAVNASDEIFGLVFDTLVDFIEGLFNESAYETIANNMESFAELFEDDTAYFFRAIAELARWKAGEDGAKERFDELYSRVENEDLRSILDEWKRPKPSLSLGL, encoded by the coding sequence ATGGCCGACGTTAAAGCCCAGTGGGAGAAAGCTTTGAGCGAAAAGAACTGCGAGAAACTGCTCGAGCTTTTTGACGACTACATCGAAGGCATCGAAGATGAGGAGAAGCTGAGGGAAGAGCTGAAGAAGCTTGAGGAAGTCGTCATCGAGTGTGAGAACCCCTACGATTTAGCGCATGAGATAGCCCACGTATATGCTCATCTCGACGACGCCGAGAGCGGCATTGAGCTCTACAAGAGGATAGCCGAGAAGAAAAAGGAAGATCCGGAGGAGTACGCGACTGCCCTCTACTACCTGGCCGACGCCTACGAGCACTTCGGCATGCCGGAGAAGGCGATAGAGACCTACGAAGAGCTCCTTAAACTTGAGGAGGATGTTCTTAAGAACGAGAGGGAGATAGCGCTTACGCTGGCCAACATTGCGGTGAACTACGACGAGATTGGCGAGACCGAGAAGGCCATCGAGCTCATGGAGCGCGCGAGGGACATATTCGAGAGGCTCGGCGATGAAAAGAACCACATGATAAGCCTTCTCGATTTAGCGCACTTCAGGTACGAGCTCGGCGACTACGATGCTGCAGAGGCGCTTATAAAGGAGGTTCTCGGAAACCCACGGGAGGACGAGATAGAGATAAACGCCCGGCTTGTTGAGGCCGAGATATTCGCGGGCAGGGAGGAGTACGGGAAGGCGTTCAGAGCCATACGGGACGCTCTCCTCAAGGCAGTCAATGCGAGCGATGAGATTTTTGGCCTCGTCTTCGACACGCTCGTTGACTTTATCGAGGGACTCTTCAACGAAAGTGCCTATGAAACTATTGCCAATAACATGGAGTCCTTTGCGGAGCTCTTCGAGGACGACACTGCGTACTTCTTCAGGGCGATTGCTGAATTGGCGCGCTGGAAGGCTGGAGAAGATGGGGCAAAGGAGCGCTTCGATGAGCTGTATTCCAGGGTGGAAAACGAGGATCTTCGCTCGATTCTCGACGAGTGGAAGAGGCCAAAGCCGAGTTTGAGCTTGGGGCTTTGA
- a CDS encoding alkaline phosphatase, translating into MDVKKVLGLVLLVGVLVFSQAGTATTPVAGGSISAPHGVKNVILIIGDGMGFAHLQLTRLVYGPLNIEKMPYSGVEMTYSRSGEVTDSAASATALATGIMTYNGMISTVKEGGKTYTLTTVLELAKALGKSTGLVTTTRITHATPAAFGAHVEDRDMEAEIAKQLVENRVNVLFGGGKKYFDDETLNLAKAYGYQVVFDKAGLESASGDYVLGLFSSSHIPYVLDRTENDVGLLDMTKKAIELLEKNPNGFFLMIEAGRIDHASHGNDIAAALAETKELDDVVGYVLEYARQRGDTLVVVTADHETGGLAMGTNYGKVVDVQGILNIKASTGTMAAEIKNGGDIKEVVKKYTGIELSDDEVAYIQKRAEEDPKYGLSNGIGEVLAERLGVRFASHKHTGEPVPLFAYGPGASKFIGFHHHTQTGRLIAELMVYGVGTINVAFAGTSTVEGDLNGDHRVDAKDAYLVLRLFLGATVDDDTERAIDMDGNGIIDLGDVVAILQGA; encoded by the coding sequence ATGGACGTGAAGAAGGTTCTGGGTCTGGTACTGCTTGTTGGCGTACTAGTATTTTCCCAGGCAGGAACAGCGACCACTCCTGTGGCGGGAGGCAGTATCTCAGCGCCCCACGGCGTCAAGAACGTCATCCTCATAATCGGGGACGGTATGGGCTTTGCCCATCTCCAGCTCACGAGGCTTGTCTACGGCCCACTGAACATCGAGAAGATGCCGTACAGCGGCGTTGAGATGACGTACTCCCGGTCGGGGGAGGTTACCGATTCCGCGGCCTCTGCAACCGCCCTCGCCACTGGCATCATGACGTACAACGGCATGATATCAACGGTCAAAGAAGGCGGGAAAACCTACACGCTCACCACAGTTCTTGAGCTTGCCAAGGCCCTTGGCAAGTCCACAGGACTCGTCACCACGACGAGGATAACCCACGCCACCCCTGCTGCCTTTGGAGCCCATGTTGAGGACAGGGACATGGAGGCCGAGATAGCCAAACAGCTCGTTGAGAACAGGGTCAACGTCCTCTTCGGAGGGGGCAAAAAGTACTTTGACGATGAGACGCTGAACCTCGCGAAGGCTTATGGCTACCAGGTCGTCTTTGACAAGGCCGGCCTTGAATCGGCCAGCGGTGACTATGTGCTTGGCCTCTTTTCCTCAAGCCACATACCGTACGTCCTCGACAGGACTGAAAACGATGTCGGGCTCCTCGACATGACCAAGAAGGCAATCGAGCTCCTTGAGAAGAACCCCAACGGCTTCTTCCTCATGATAGAGGCCGGAAGGATAGACCACGCCAGCCACGGCAACGACATAGCGGCAGCCCTCGCCGAGACCAAGGAGCTTGACGACGTGGTGGGCTACGTCCTTGAGTACGCCAGGCAGAGGGGCGACACGCTGGTTGTAGTCACCGCTGACCACGAGACGGGCGGCCTCGCCATGGGAACCAACTACGGAAAGGTCGTTGATGTCCAGGGAATCCTCAACATAAAGGCCAGCACAGGCACTATGGCGGCAGAGATCAAGAACGGTGGCGACATAAAGGAGGTCGTCAAAAAGTACACCGGCATCGAGCTGAGCGACGATGAGGTGGCCTACATCCAGAAGCGCGCGGAGGAGGATCCGAAGTACGGTCTCTCCAACGGCATCGGCGAGGTGCTGGCTGAGAGGCTCGGAGTTAGGTTCGCGTCCCACAAACACACCGGCGAGCCGGTGCCCCTCTTTGCCTACGGCCCCGGCGCCAGCAAGTTCATCGGCTTCCACCACCACACCCAGACCGGAAGGCTCATCGCCGAGCTGATGGTCTACGGCGTCGGCACCATAAACGTCGCCTTCGCAGGCACCAGCACCGTTGAGGGCGACCTGAACGGAGACCACAGGGTGGACGCCAAGGACGCCTACCTGGTTCTCAGGCTGTTCCTCGGTGCCACTGTGGACGATGACACTGAGAGGGCCATCGACATGGACGGCAACGGCATAATAGACCTCGGAGACGTTGTTGCAATCCTGCAGGGGGCCTGA